Genomic segment of Paenibacillus sp. FSL R5-0912:
TGATCGTTGGCGGGGCTAATCCGGTCAATGGGGATGTTGTACTTACAACGGACCTCAAGGAGCTTGGAGTGACTTACTTCCTGGAACGCCGTGAGCTGGGTATTATCAATGTCGGCGGCAAAGGTTCGGTTGTTGTAGACGGAACTGAATATGAAGTTGACTTCAAGGAATGCCTGTATGTAGGCCAAGGCTCCAAAGATGTTATTTTCAAAAGCGCCGACAGCGCCAAACCAGCGAAATTCTACCTGAATTCCGCTCCGGCTCACCAGTCCTACCCTACTACCAAGACCACGCTGGCTGAATCCGAATCCGGAGCCATGGGCGGACTTGAGAATTCCAACGAACGTACGATTCACCGCTTCATTCACACGAACGGCGTGCAGAGCGCACAGCTTGTGATGGGAATGACTCAGCTGAAACCGGGCAGCATGTGGAACACCATGCCATCCCACACTCACCCGCGCCGGATGGAAGCTTACTTCTACTTCGATCTGCCGGATGACTCCATCGTCTTCCATCTGATGGGGGAACCAACAGAAACCCGCCACATTGTAATGCACAATGAGCAGGCTGTCATTTCTCCGAGCTGGTCCATTCACAGCGGTGTGGGTACACATAACTACACCTTCATCTGGAGTATGGCCGGAGACAACAAACGTTACGATGATATGGACCCCGTAGGCATGAAAGAATTACAATAGAAGCAAATCAACTACGGAAAGATGAGGCAGGCGGATGAACCCGATACGGCGGCACGAGATGATTATGGAAGTTATGCTGAACCAGAAGGATGTAACAGTGAACGAGCTGAGCGACAAGCTCCAGG
This window contains:
- the kduI gene encoding 5-dehydro-4-deoxy-D-glucuronate isomerase, which translates into the protein MERRFASHPNEVKQFDTERLRKEFHIPVIFAPDELKLVLTHEDRMIVGGANPVNGDVVLTTDLKELGVTYFLERRELGIINVGGKGSVVVDGTEYEVDFKECLYVGQGSKDVIFKSADSAKPAKFYLNSAPAHQSYPTTKTTLAESESGAMGGLENSNERTIHRFIHTNGVQSAQLVMGMTQLKPGSMWNTMPSHTHPRRMEAYFYFDLPDDSIVFHLMGEPTETRHIVMHNEQAVISPSWSIHSGVGTHNYTFIWSMAGDNKRYDDMDPVGMKELQ